One part of the Quercus lobata isolate SW786 chromosome 7, ValleyOak3.0 Primary Assembly, whole genome shotgun sequence genome encodes these proteins:
- the LOC115952767 gene encoding IQ domain-containing protein IQM6-like isoform X4 yields the protein MGISFSSPLADLDDLVSSYEAIIVRSVSSVVRNMLRSVGFNIRDSDSTKLKSFGSRKMILEGSLSFKGRELETVFSFKTPTAEIENDVFGRCVSSKTRDFVDQLAKSDSLSEKNHQTPLLKNNRNKAALKLQKVYKSFRTRRRLADCAVLVEQSWWKLLDFAELKRSSISFFDIGKPETAVSRWSRARTRAAKVGKGLCKVGNAKKLALQHWLEAIDPRHRYGHNLQFYYVKWLHCESRQPFFYWLDVGEGKEVNHERCPRSKLQQQCIKYLGPAERKAYEVVVQDGKLVYKQSGENLHTEGGPKDAKWIFVLSTSKTLYVGLKNKGTFQHSSFLAGGATLSAGRLVVEDGILKAVWPHSGHYRPTEENFQELMSFLKEHNVDLTNVKKSPGEEEEEEAPYKKGSDICLWSNSTEADLSQDTESISENLSATERSDSRDQDSNAAELPTPSMPRLSGDIYPKMNRLKIPNQHDEFANFRSEKHRPSCHTDPPNLSSGDGYETAEESLSSEEDFMVPKMNLFDGYQEEDDQQPIPKEKILQRIDSHKGMKSYQLGKQLSSKWATGAGPRIGCMRDYPSELQARVLEQSNLSPKSRSANASPRSFSRFSTMDTTPFSLSRETTAGRSSLAPEQVTLSQTTL from the exons ATGGGTATATCCTTTTCTAGCCCACTTGCCGACCTTGATGATTTGGTTAGTAGCTATGAAGCTATAATTGTAAGATCAGTTAGTTCAGTAGTGAGGAACATGTTGCGATCAGTCGGTTTCAACATCCGCGATTCAGATTCCACTAAGTTGAAATCATTTGGTTCAAGAAAGATGATACTGGAAGGATCACTTAGCTTTAAAGGGAGGGAGTTAGAGACTGTGTTCTCATTCAAAACTCCTACTGCAGAAATAGAAAATGATGTGTTTGGAAGATGTGTGAGCTCTAAGACTAGAGATTTTGTTGACCAATTGGCAAAATCAGATAGCTTATCTGAGAAAAATCACCAGACACCATTGTTAAAGAATAATAGAAACAAGGCTGCATTGAAGTTGCAGAAAGTGTACAAGAGTTTCCGAACAAGGAGACGGTTGGCAGATTGTGCAGTTCTTGTGGAACAAAGCTG GTGGAAACTGCTAGATTTTGCAGAACTGAAGCGAAGCTCTATATCATTCTTTGACATCGGGAAACCAGAGACAGCTGTTTCACGCTGGTCAAGGGCAAGAACTAGAGCTGCTAAG gtGGGAAAAGGCTTATGTAAGGTTGGAAACGCTAAGAAACTTGCTTTACAACATTGGCTTGAGGCA ATTGATCCTCGCCATCGCTATGGCCATAAtcttcaattttattatgtGAAATGGCTCCACTGTGAGAGTAGACAGCCCTTCTTCTACTG GCTTGATGtgggagaaggaaaagaagtCAATCATGAGAGATGTCCTCGATCGAAGCTTCAGCAGCAATGCATTAAATATCTTGGTCCG GCAGAAAGGAAGGCTTATGAAGTTGTGGTGCAAGATGGGAAACTTGTCTACAAGCAGAGTGGTGAAAACCTTCATACAGAAGGAGGACCCAAAGATGCTAAGTGGATCTTTGTCCTTAGTACATCCAAGACCTTATACGTTGGGCTGAAGAACAAGGGCACATTTCAACATTCAAGTTTCTTGGCAGGTGGAGCCACATTATCTGCTGGAAGATTAGTAGTGGAAGATGGCATCTTGAag GCAGTTTGGCCACACAGTGGGCATTATCGACCGACAGAAGAAAATTTTCAGGAACTCATGTCGTTCCTTAAGGAACACAACGTAGATCTCACTAATGTAAAG AAAAGCccaggtgaagaagaagaagaagaagccccttATAAAAAGGGCAGCGACATTTGCCTTTGGAGCAATTCAACAGAAGCAGATTTATCTCAGGATACTGAATCTATTAGTGAAAATTTGTCAGCTACAGAGCGCAGTGATTCCAGAGACCAGGATTCTAATGCTGCAGAACTTCCCACACCATCCATGCCAAGATTGTCAGGAGATATATACCCAAAAATGAACAGGCTTAAAATACCAAATCAACATGATGAATTTGCCAATTTTAGGAGTGAAAAACATAGACCAAGTTGCCACACTGACCCTCCAAATTTGTCTTCAGGAGATGGATATGAAACAGCAGAAGAATCACTTTCATCTGAAGAAGATTTCATGGTTCCAAAAATGAACCTGTTTGATGGATATCAAGAAGAAGATGATCAGCAGccaattccaaaagaaaaaatcctgCAAAGGATAGATTCACATAAAGGAATGAAGTCATATCAGTTGGGTAAACAATTATCCAGTAAATGGGCAACTGGTGCGGGGCCACGAATTGGTTGCATGAGAGACTATCCTTCTGAGCTTCAGGCCCGGGTTCTGGAGCAATCCAACTTGTCCCCAAAATCAAGAAGTGCTAATGCATCACCCCGGAGCTTTTCTCGCTTCAGCACAATGGATACTACTCCATTTTCTTTGTCTAGAGAGACAACTGCAGGCAGAAGTTCCCTTGCTCCAGAGCAAGTAACACTGTCTCAAACAACTTTATAG
- the LOC115952767 gene encoding IQ domain-containing protein IQM6-like isoform X2, which yields MGISFSSPLADLDDLVSSYEAIIVRSVSSVVRNMLRSVGFNIRDSDSTKLKSFGSRKMILEGSLSFKGRELETVFSFKTPTAEIENDVFGRCVSSKTRDFVDQLAKSDSLSEKNHQTPLLKNNRNKAALKLQKVYKSFRTRRRLADCAVLVEQSWWKLLDFAELKRSSISFFDIGKPETAVSRWSRARTRAAKVGKGLCKVGNAKKLALQHWLEAIDPRHRYGHNLQFYYVKWLHCESRQPFFYWLDVGEGKEVNHERCPRSKLQQQCIKYLGPAERKAYEVVVQDGKLVYKQSGENLHTEGGPKDAKWIFVLSTSKTLYVGLKNKGTFQHSSFLAGGATLSAGRLVVEDGILKAVWPHSGHYRPTEENFQELMSFLKEHNVDLTNVKVEHADFVLNKFLKFTLYNLIFVASNNRYKSIFLQILELQIVKSPGEEEEEEAPYKKGSDICLWSNSTEADLSQDTESISENLSATERSDSRDQDSNAAELPTPSMPRLSGDIYPKMNRLKIPNQHDEFANFRSEKHRPSCHTDPPNLSSGDGYETAEESLSSEEDFMVPKMNLFDGYQEEDDQQPIPKEKILQRIDSHKGMKSYQLGKQLSSKWATGAGPRIGCMRDYPSELQARVLEQSNLSPKSRSANASPRSFSRFSTMDTTPFSLSRETTAGRSSLAPEQVTLSQTTL from the exons ATGGGTATATCCTTTTCTAGCCCACTTGCCGACCTTGATGATTTGGTTAGTAGCTATGAAGCTATAATTGTAAGATCAGTTAGTTCAGTAGTGAGGAACATGTTGCGATCAGTCGGTTTCAACATCCGCGATTCAGATTCCACTAAGTTGAAATCATTTGGTTCAAGAAAGATGATACTGGAAGGATCACTTAGCTTTAAAGGGAGGGAGTTAGAGACTGTGTTCTCATTCAAAACTCCTACTGCAGAAATAGAAAATGATGTGTTTGGAAGATGTGTGAGCTCTAAGACTAGAGATTTTGTTGACCAATTGGCAAAATCAGATAGCTTATCTGAGAAAAATCACCAGACACCATTGTTAAAGAATAATAGAAACAAGGCTGCATTGAAGTTGCAGAAAGTGTACAAGAGTTTCCGAACAAGGAGACGGTTGGCAGATTGTGCAGTTCTTGTGGAACAAAGCTG GTGGAAACTGCTAGATTTTGCAGAACTGAAGCGAAGCTCTATATCATTCTTTGACATCGGGAAACCAGAGACAGCTGTTTCACGCTGGTCAAGGGCAAGAACTAGAGCTGCTAAG gtGGGAAAAGGCTTATGTAAGGTTGGAAACGCTAAGAAACTTGCTTTACAACATTGGCTTGAGGCA ATTGATCCTCGCCATCGCTATGGCCATAAtcttcaattttattatgtGAAATGGCTCCACTGTGAGAGTAGACAGCCCTTCTTCTACTG GCTTGATGtgggagaaggaaaagaagtCAATCATGAGAGATGTCCTCGATCGAAGCTTCAGCAGCAATGCATTAAATATCTTGGTCCG GCAGAAAGGAAGGCTTATGAAGTTGTGGTGCAAGATGGGAAACTTGTCTACAAGCAGAGTGGTGAAAACCTTCATACAGAAGGAGGACCCAAAGATGCTAAGTGGATCTTTGTCCTTAGTACATCCAAGACCTTATACGTTGGGCTGAAGAACAAGGGCACATTTCAACATTCAAGTTTCTTGGCAGGTGGAGCCACATTATCTGCTGGAAGATTAGTAGTGGAAGATGGCATCTTGAag GCAGTTTGGCCACACAGTGGGCATTATCGACCGACAGAAGAAAATTTTCAGGAACTCATGTCGTTCCTTAAGGAACACAACGTAGATCTCACTAATGTAAAGGTAGAGCATGCAGACTTTGttctcaataaatttttaaagttCACCCTGTACAATCTTATTTTTGTGGCTAGCAACAACAGATATAAATCCATCTTTCTGCAAATATTGGAACTGCAAATAGTG AAAAGCccaggtgaagaagaagaagaagaagccccttATAAAAAGGGCAGCGACATTTGCCTTTGGAGCAATTCAACAGAAGCAGATTTATCTCAGGATACTGAATCTATTAGTGAAAATTTGTCAGCTACAGAGCGCAGTGATTCCAGAGACCAGGATTCTAATGCTGCAGAACTTCCCACACCATCCATGCCAAGATTGTCAGGAGATATATACCCAAAAATGAACAGGCTTAAAATACCAAATCAACATGATGAATTTGCCAATTTTAGGAGTGAAAAACATAGACCAAGTTGCCACACTGACCCTCCAAATTTGTCTTCAGGAGATGGATATGAAACAGCAGAAGAATCACTTTCATCTGAAGAAGATTTCATGGTTCCAAAAATGAACCTGTTTGATGGATATCAAGAAGAAGATGATCAGCAGccaattccaaaagaaaaaatcctgCAAAGGATAGATTCACATAAAGGAATGAAGTCATATCAGTTGGGTAAACAATTATCCAGTAAATGGGCAACTGGTGCGGGGCCACGAATTGGTTGCATGAGAGACTATCCTTCTGAGCTTCAGGCCCGGGTTCTGGAGCAATCCAACTTGTCCCCAAAATCAAGAAGTGCTAATGCATCACCCCGGAGCTTTTCTCGCTTCAGCACAATGGATACTACTCCATTTTCTTTGTCTAGAGAGACAACTGCAGGCAGAAGTTCCCTTGCTCCAGAGCAAGTAACACTGTCTCAAACAACTTTATAG
- the LOC115952767 gene encoding IQ domain-containing protein IQM6-like isoform X1 produces MGISFSSPLADLDDLVSSYEAIIVRSVSSVVRNMLRSVGFNIRDSDSTKLKSFGSRKMILEGSLSFKGRELETVFSFKTPTAEIENDVFGRCVSSKTRDFVDQLAKSDSLSEKNHQTPLLKNNRNKAALKLQKVYKSFRTRRRLADCAVLVEQSWWKLLDFAELKRSSISFFDIGKPETAVSRWSRARTRAAKVGKGLCKVGNAKKLALQHWLEAVSLMLKVNLWTKLLVLFVACFQSCYSPKQIDPRHRYGHNLQFYYVKWLHCESRQPFFYWLDVGEGKEVNHERCPRSKLQQQCIKYLGPAERKAYEVVVQDGKLVYKQSGENLHTEGGPKDAKWIFVLSTSKTLYVGLKNKGTFQHSSFLAGGATLSAGRLVVEDGILKAVWPHSGHYRPTEENFQELMSFLKEHNVDLTNVKVEHADFVLNKFLKFTLYNLIFVASNNRYKSIFLQILELQIVKSPGEEEEEEAPYKKGSDICLWSNSTEADLSQDTESISENLSATERSDSRDQDSNAAELPTPSMPRLSGDIYPKMNRLKIPNQHDEFANFRSEKHRPSCHTDPPNLSSGDGYETAEESLSSEEDFMVPKMNLFDGYQEEDDQQPIPKEKILQRIDSHKGMKSYQLGKQLSSKWATGAGPRIGCMRDYPSELQARVLEQSNLSPKSRSANASPRSFSRFSTMDTTPFSLSRETTAGRSSLAPEQVTLSQTTL; encoded by the exons ATGGGTATATCCTTTTCTAGCCCACTTGCCGACCTTGATGATTTGGTTAGTAGCTATGAAGCTATAATTGTAAGATCAGTTAGTTCAGTAGTGAGGAACATGTTGCGATCAGTCGGTTTCAACATCCGCGATTCAGATTCCACTAAGTTGAAATCATTTGGTTCAAGAAAGATGATACTGGAAGGATCACTTAGCTTTAAAGGGAGGGAGTTAGAGACTGTGTTCTCATTCAAAACTCCTACTGCAGAAATAGAAAATGATGTGTTTGGAAGATGTGTGAGCTCTAAGACTAGAGATTTTGTTGACCAATTGGCAAAATCAGATAGCTTATCTGAGAAAAATCACCAGACACCATTGTTAAAGAATAATAGAAACAAGGCTGCATTGAAGTTGCAGAAAGTGTACAAGAGTTTCCGAACAAGGAGACGGTTGGCAGATTGTGCAGTTCTTGTGGAACAAAGCTG GTGGAAACTGCTAGATTTTGCAGAACTGAAGCGAAGCTCTATATCATTCTTTGACATCGGGAAACCAGAGACAGCTGTTTCACGCTGGTCAAGGGCAAGAACTAGAGCTGCTAAG gtGGGAAAAGGCTTATGTAAGGTTGGAAACGCTAAGAAACTTGCTTTACAACATTGGCTTGAGGCAGTAAGTCTCATGCTTAAAGTAAATCTTTGGACAAAACTACTAGTTTTATTTGTGGCCTGTTTTCAATCTTGTTATTCTCCTAAACAGATTGATCCTCGCCATCGCTATGGCCATAAtcttcaattttattatgtGAAATGGCTCCACTGTGAGAGTAGACAGCCCTTCTTCTACTG GCTTGATGtgggagaaggaaaagaagtCAATCATGAGAGATGTCCTCGATCGAAGCTTCAGCAGCAATGCATTAAATATCTTGGTCCG GCAGAAAGGAAGGCTTATGAAGTTGTGGTGCAAGATGGGAAACTTGTCTACAAGCAGAGTGGTGAAAACCTTCATACAGAAGGAGGACCCAAAGATGCTAAGTGGATCTTTGTCCTTAGTACATCCAAGACCTTATACGTTGGGCTGAAGAACAAGGGCACATTTCAACATTCAAGTTTCTTGGCAGGTGGAGCCACATTATCTGCTGGAAGATTAGTAGTGGAAGATGGCATCTTGAag GCAGTTTGGCCACACAGTGGGCATTATCGACCGACAGAAGAAAATTTTCAGGAACTCATGTCGTTCCTTAAGGAACACAACGTAGATCTCACTAATGTAAAGGTAGAGCATGCAGACTTTGttctcaataaatttttaaagttCACCCTGTACAATCTTATTTTTGTGGCTAGCAACAACAGATATAAATCCATCTTTCTGCAAATATTGGAACTGCAAATAGTG AAAAGCccaggtgaagaagaagaagaagaagccccttATAAAAAGGGCAGCGACATTTGCCTTTGGAGCAATTCAACAGAAGCAGATTTATCTCAGGATACTGAATCTATTAGTGAAAATTTGTCAGCTACAGAGCGCAGTGATTCCAGAGACCAGGATTCTAATGCTGCAGAACTTCCCACACCATCCATGCCAAGATTGTCAGGAGATATATACCCAAAAATGAACAGGCTTAAAATACCAAATCAACATGATGAATTTGCCAATTTTAGGAGTGAAAAACATAGACCAAGTTGCCACACTGACCCTCCAAATTTGTCTTCAGGAGATGGATATGAAACAGCAGAAGAATCACTTTCATCTGAAGAAGATTTCATGGTTCCAAAAATGAACCTGTTTGATGGATATCAAGAAGAAGATGATCAGCAGccaattccaaaagaaaaaatcctgCAAAGGATAGATTCACATAAAGGAATGAAGTCATATCAGTTGGGTAAACAATTATCCAGTAAATGGGCAACTGGTGCGGGGCCACGAATTGGTTGCATGAGAGACTATCCTTCTGAGCTTCAGGCCCGGGTTCTGGAGCAATCCAACTTGTCCCCAAAATCAAGAAGTGCTAATGCATCACCCCGGAGCTTTTCTCGCTTCAGCACAATGGATACTACTCCATTTTCTTTGTCTAGAGAGACAACTGCAGGCAGAAGTTCCCTTGCTCCAGAGCAAGTAACACTGTCTCAAACAACTTTATAG
- the LOC115952767 gene encoding IQ domain-containing protein IQM6-like isoform X3 gives MGISFSSPLADLDDLVSSYEAIIVRSVSSVVRNMLRSVGFNIRDSDSTKLKSFGSRKMILEGSLSFKGRELETVFSFKTPTAEIENDVFGRCVSSKTRDFVDQLAKSDSLSEKNHQTPLLKNNRNKAALKLQKVYKSFRTRRRLADCAVLVEQSWWKLLDFAELKRSSISFFDIGKPETAVSRWSRARTRAAKVGKGLCKVGNAKKLALQHWLEAVSLMLKVNLWTKLLVLFVACFQSCYSPKQIDPRHRYGHNLQFYYVKWLHCESRQPFFYWLDVGEGKEVNHERCPRSKLQQQCIKYLGPAERKAYEVVVQDGKLVYKQSGENLHTEGGPKDAKWIFVLSTSKTLYVGLKNKGTFQHSSFLAGGATLSAGRLVVEDGILKAVWPHSGHYRPTEENFQELMSFLKEHNVDLTNVKKSPGEEEEEEAPYKKGSDICLWSNSTEADLSQDTESISENLSATERSDSRDQDSNAAELPTPSMPRLSGDIYPKMNRLKIPNQHDEFANFRSEKHRPSCHTDPPNLSSGDGYETAEESLSSEEDFMVPKMNLFDGYQEEDDQQPIPKEKILQRIDSHKGMKSYQLGKQLSSKWATGAGPRIGCMRDYPSELQARVLEQSNLSPKSRSANASPRSFSRFSTMDTTPFSLSRETTAGRSSLAPEQVTLSQTTL, from the exons ATGGGTATATCCTTTTCTAGCCCACTTGCCGACCTTGATGATTTGGTTAGTAGCTATGAAGCTATAATTGTAAGATCAGTTAGTTCAGTAGTGAGGAACATGTTGCGATCAGTCGGTTTCAACATCCGCGATTCAGATTCCACTAAGTTGAAATCATTTGGTTCAAGAAAGATGATACTGGAAGGATCACTTAGCTTTAAAGGGAGGGAGTTAGAGACTGTGTTCTCATTCAAAACTCCTACTGCAGAAATAGAAAATGATGTGTTTGGAAGATGTGTGAGCTCTAAGACTAGAGATTTTGTTGACCAATTGGCAAAATCAGATAGCTTATCTGAGAAAAATCACCAGACACCATTGTTAAAGAATAATAGAAACAAGGCTGCATTGAAGTTGCAGAAAGTGTACAAGAGTTTCCGAACAAGGAGACGGTTGGCAGATTGTGCAGTTCTTGTGGAACAAAGCTG GTGGAAACTGCTAGATTTTGCAGAACTGAAGCGAAGCTCTATATCATTCTTTGACATCGGGAAACCAGAGACAGCTGTTTCACGCTGGTCAAGGGCAAGAACTAGAGCTGCTAAG gtGGGAAAAGGCTTATGTAAGGTTGGAAACGCTAAGAAACTTGCTTTACAACATTGGCTTGAGGCAGTAAGTCTCATGCTTAAAGTAAATCTTTGGACAAAACTACTAGTTTTATTTGTGGCCTGTTTTCAATCTTGTTATTCTCCTAAACAGATTGATCCTCGCCATCGCTATGGCCATAAtcttcaattttattatgtGAAATGGCTCCACTGTGAGAGTAGACAGCCCTTCTTCTACTG GCTTGATGtgggagaaggaaaagaagtCAATCATGAGAGATGTCCTCGATCGAAGCTTCAGCAGCAATGCATTAAATATCTTGGTCCG GCAGAAAGGAAGGCTTATGAAGTTGTGGTGCAAGATGGGAAACTTGTCTACAAGCAGAGTGGTGAAAACCTTCATACAGAAGGAGGACCCAAAGATGCTAAGTGGATCTTTGTCCTTAGTACATCCAAGACCTTATACGTTGGGCTGAAGAACAAGGGCACATTTCAACATTCAAGTTTCTTGGCAGGTGGAGCCACATTATCTGCTGGAAGATTAGTAGTGGAAGATGGCATCTTGAag GCAGTTTGGCCACACAGTGGGCATTATCGACCGACAGAAGAAAATTTTCAGGAACTCATGTCGTTCCTTAAGGAACACAACGTAGATCTCACTAATGTAAAG AAAAGCccaggtgaagaagaagaagaagaagccccttATAAAAAGGGCAGCGACATTTGCCTTTGGAGCAATTCAACAGAAGCAGATTTATCTCAGGATACTGAATCTATTAGTGAAAATTTGTCAGCTACAGAGCGCAGTGATTCCAGAGACCAGGATTCTAATGCTGCAGAACTTCCCACACCATCCATGCCAAGATTGTCAGGAGATATATACCCAAAAATGAACAGGCTTAAAATACCAAATCAACATGATGAATTTGCCAATTTTAGGAGTGAAAAACATAGACCAAGTTGCCACACTGACCCTCCAAATTTGTCTTCAGGAGATGGATATGAAACAGCAGAAGAATCACTTTCATCTGAAGAAGATTTCATGGTTCCAAAAATGAACCTGTTTGATGGATATCAAGAAGAAGATGATCAGCAGccaattccaaaagaaaaaatcctgCAAAGGATAGATTCACATAAAGGAATGAAGTCATATCAGTTGGGTAAACAATTATCCAGTAAATGGGCAACTGGTGCGGGGCCACGAATTGGTTGCATGAGAGACTATCCTTCTGAGCTTCAGGCCCGGGTTCTGGAGCAATCCAACTTGTCCCCAAAATCAAGAAGTGCTAATGCATCACCCCGGAGCTTTTCTCGCTTCAGCACAATGGATACTACTCCATTTTCTTTGTCTAGAGAGACAACTGCAGGCAGAAGTTCCCTTGCTCCAGAGCAAGTAACACTGTCTCAAACAACTTTATAG
- the LOC115952770 gene encoding uncharacterized protein LOC115952770, producing MSKVKEEEEETERLVMVTTKVVYYLEPLMSKELLCKFPDKSSAFDFDYTQSSIWSPLVPRAYSAMDLDSDFEDLDFMTPTNRKISFGGGAMVLSNKTKLKKVTYNIKKKLNINLNLNVLKMKHMHKNKTKASEFSPTPLKPTFTCFPHTTKAWTKALKAASKHFKKKKKKDPTAHVKLSNNFRDGNISR from the exons ATGTCcaaagtaaaagaagaagaagaagagacagAGAGGCTTGTTATGGTCACTACAAAAGTGGTGTACTACTTAGAACCATTGATGTCAAAAGAGCTTCTCTGCAAATTCCCTGACAAGTCATCGGCTTTCGACTTCGACTACACGCAGAGCTCAATATGGTCCCCTTTGGTCCCACGGGCTTACAGTGCCATGGACTTGGATTCtgattttgaagatttggaTTTCATGACACCCACAAATAGAAAGATCTCATTTGGTGGTGGTGCTATGGTGTTGAGCAACAAAACCAAGTTGAAGAAAGTCACTTACAACATCAAGAAGAAGCTCAACATCAATCTTAATCTCAATGTTTTGAAGATGAAGCACATGCACAAGAACAAAACCAAGGCATCTGAGTTCTCCCCAACTCCTCTAAAGCCCACTTTTACTTGTTTCCCACACACCACAAAG GCTTGGACAAAGGCGTTGAAAGCTGCCTCTAAACatttcaagaaaaagaagaagaaagatccCACGGCCCATGTGAAGCTCTCCAACAATTTCAGAGATGGGAATATTTCAAGATGA